From the genome of Thiovibrio frasassiensis:
CATACCCGGTTTCCGCACTTATCGTAACGTCATGGTTATTTGGTACAACGCCAATAGTGAAAGTCGTTGCTGCCGTTGGTTCTCCAAGACCGTTAAAAAAGACTGACCCAATGGTAATAGGGATGGTGCATGGAGGGGGATTTTCGGAGTTAAGGCATTTGTTAATGTAAGCGGGTTCAGCCGGAGGTTCACCGGCGGGGGCCGCCCCTGCCCGTCTTACCGTGTAGGTGGAATCGTTGTTCACCACAATTCCCCATGCGGCGGCATTGTTGGTAAACTGTCTGGTCATGGCCTTGTGCTGGGCATAGCGTACTGCCCGTTTGAATTCTTTTGTCGCAGCCTCTTCCTCCAAGCCGACGGGCCACCGCACATAGACCACAGCGGAAAGAATGCCGAGGATGACAATGATCATGATCAACTCGATCAGGGTGAAGCCGCGCTGGCGGTTTGTTTGGTCTGGGTAAAGAATCGTGGCCATGGTCAACGGATGATCTCCCGCCAGTTGATGATCCGGTCGTTGCCGCGATAGATGCCAAAATTGACCCGGGCGTTAAGG
Proteins encoded in this window:
- a CDS encoding pilus assembly FimT family protein, translated to MATILYPDQTNRQRGFTLIELIMIIVILGILSAVVYVRWPVGLEEEAATKEFKRAVRYAQHKAMTRQFTNNAAAWGIVVNNDSTYTVRRAGAAPAGEPPAEPAYINKCLNSENPPPCTIPITIGSVFFNGLGEPTAATTFTIGVVPNNHDVTISAETGYVN